One window of the Sander lucioperca isolate FBNREF2018 chromosome 5, SLUC_FBN_1.2, whole genome shotgun sequence genome contains the following:
- the LOC116050852 gene encoding extracellular calcium-sensing receptor-like, which produces MLGGIFSFHTSWINRQDTYRHKPLPLECTSFNFRDLQYAQAMLFAIEEINNSTDILPGISLGYKIYDVCGSIARSVRVALALANGNEILSAPFEAPCTRPAQVQAIMGESSSSPCMAVATVIGPFHIPMISHFATCACLSDKTKYPSFLRTIPSDYYQSRALAQLVWHFGWTWVGAIRSNVDYGNNGMAIFTETAQHLGICLEYSVSFFRTDPPDKIQKIIDIIKASTSKVIVTFLSHMDIDIIISEMSNHNLTGYQWVGTEAWLSDYHTAVMDKNHILDGAIGLSIPKAHVSGIREFMLDAKPLNSFSNEMFSEFWETLFSCKFKQSKSSPGNQRECTGHEDLSGVQNSLMDMSLMPIFNNVYKGVYAVAHALHNILCCNKTCDNKVQLDPLMILQHIKMIQFKTKEGDEVYSNENGDPAAKYEIINWQPTEHGIVDFVTVGLYDASLPADKQLNLQNKSFIWAQNSQQVPLSVCSEKCPPGTRKVLQKGKPVCCYDCLRCTEGEISNITDSITCVRCHPEFWSNERRDACVKKEAEFLSYEEIMGSLLTAASLFGTCITAVVAFIFFRYRKTPIVRANNSELSFLLLFALTLCFLCSLTFIGRPSEWSCMLRHTAFGITFVLCISCVLGKTIVVLMAFRATLPGSNVMKWFGPAQQKLSVVGFTVIQVIICILWLTISPPFPFKNLKIFKDKIILECALGSAVGFWAVLGYIGLLAMLCFILAFLARKLPDNFNEAKFITFSMLIFCAVWITFIPAYVSSPGKFSVAVEIFAILASSFGLLFCIFIPKCYIILLKPEKNTKKNIMGKGVPK; this is translated from the exons ATGTTGGGGGGAATCTTCTCTTTCCACACCAGCTGGATAAACAGACAGGACACCTACAGGCACAAACCCCTGCCACTGGAATGCACCAG TTTCAATTTCAGAGATTTACAGTATGCCCAGGCTATGCTCTTTGCCATAGAGGAGATTAATAACAGCACAGACATACTGCCTGGTATCTCTCTGGGCTATAAGATCTATGATGTCTGTGGCTCCATTGCCAGAAGTGTGAGGGTTGCACTGGCCTTGGCTAATGGTAATGAGATATTATCTGCACCCTTCGAGGCACCATGTACCAGACCTGCACAAGTGCAGGCCATTATGGGAGAAAGCTCTTCCTCTCCTTGCATGGCTGTAGCTACTGTCATCGGACCCTTTCATATCCCAATG aTCAGCCACTTTGCTACTTGTGCTTGTCTCAGTGATAAAACCAAGTACCCATCCTTTCTCAGAACAATACCCAGTGATTACTACCAGAGCAGAGCCCTGGCCCAGTTGGTGTGGCACTTTGGTTGGACTTGGGTTGGAGCTATTAGATCAAATGTGGATTATGGCAATAATGGCATGGCCATATTCACAGAAACTGCCCAGCATCTGGGCATCTGTCTGGAGTACTCTGTATCTTTCTTTAGAACAGATCCACCAGACAAAATACAAAAGATAATTGACATCATCAAGGCTTCCACTTCCAAGGTGATAGTCACTTTTCTCTCCCACATggatattgatataataataTCTGAGATGTCTAACCACAACTTGACTGGGTACCAGTGGGTAGGCACTGAGGCCTGGCTCTCTGATTACCACACTGCAGTAATGGATAAGAATCACATTCTAGATGGTGCCATAGGCCTGTCCATCCCCAAAGCACATGTCAGTGGCATTAGAGAGTTCATGTTGGATGCGAAGCCACTTAAttcatttagtaatgaaatgttttcagaGTTTTGGGAGACATTATTTAGCTGTAAATTCAAACAGTCAAAATCTTCACCAGGGAATCAAAGAGAATGTACTGGCCATGAAGATCTGTCTGGAGTGCAAAACAGCTTAATGGATATGTCGCTCATGCCTATCTTTAACAATGTCTATAAAGGAGTGTATGCTGTGGCCCACGCACTTCATAATATTCTCTGCTGTAACAAAACCTGCGACAACAAGGTGCAGCTAGATCCATTGATG ATTTTACAGCACATAAAAATGATTCAGTTCAAAACTAAGGAAGGAGATGAGGTTTACTCTAATGAGAATGGAGACCCAGCAGCAAAGTATGAAATTATAAACTGGCAGCCAACAGAACATGGTATTGTGGACTTTGTCACAGTTGGTCTTTATGATGCATCTTTACCTGCAGACAAACAGCTGAATCTGCAAAATAAGTCTTTCATTTGGGCACAAAACTCACAACAG gTGCCTTTGTCAGTTTGCAGTGAGAAATGTCCTCCAGGAACTCGCAAGGTTCTCCAGAAAGGAAAGCCTGTCTGCTGCTATGACTGTTTAAGATGCACAGAAGGAGAAATAAGCAACATTACAG ATTCTATCACCTGTGTGCGATGCCACCCTGAGTTCTGGTCAAATGAGAGAAGAGACGCTTGTGTGAAGAAGGAGGCAGAGTTTCTATCATATGAAGAGATTATGGGATCGCTGCTCACTGCAGCATCCTTATTTGGAACATGCATCACTGCTGTTGTGGCATTCATTTTCTTCAGATACAGGAAAACTCCTATTGTCAGGGCCAACAACTCTGAGCTGAGCTTCCTGCTTCTGTTCGCCCTCactctgtgtttcctgtgttctCTGACGTTCATAGGCCGGCCGTCTGAGTGGTCCTGCATGCTGCGACACACAGCATTCGGCATCACCTTTGTCCTCTGTATCTCTTGTGTTCTGGGGAAAACTATAGTGGTGTTGATGGCCTTCAGGGCCACACTTCCAGGTAGTAATGTCATGAAATGGTTTGGGCCTGCACAGCAGAAACTCAGTGTTGTGGGCTTCACTGTTATACAAGTTATCATATGTATCCTCTGGTTAACAATTTCTCCTCCTTTTCCATTTAAGAATCTTAAGATATTCAAGGACAAAATCATCTTAGAGTGTGCTCTGGGCTCAGCTGTTGGTTTTTGGGCTGTACTTGGGTACATAGGACTTCTGGCCATGTTATGTTTCATTCTTGCTTTTCTGGCCCGGAAACTGCCTGATAATTTTAATGAAGCCAAATTCATCACCTTTAGCATGCTGATATTCTGCGCAGTATGGATCACTTTTATCCCAGCGTATGTCAGCTCTCCTGGGAAGTTCAGTGTTGCTGTAGAGATATTTGCTATTCTGGCCTCCAGTTTTGGACTGCTCTTTTGTATTTTCATTCCAAAATGTTATATTATCTTACTGAAACCAGAGAAGAATACAAAAAAGAATATAATGGGGAAGGGGGTACCAAAATAA